The segment GGGGACGGAGTAGTGCGGCTCTACAAGCTCCTGTCGGTGCTCTTGGAGTACCCCACAGCACAGCTCATCGAGCACCTGGGAGAGATAGAAGGAACGATCCCGGCACTGGAGCAAGCGACCGGGGAAGACCGCGAGGCGCTACGGACCTTCCTCGCCTGGGCTCGCGGCCTCCCACCGACCGAGCTTCAAGCCCACTACGTCAAGACCTTCGATCTCACCCCGGACAATGCCCTGTATCTCACCCATCACCTCTTCGAGGAGCAGGACCGCGCGCGCGGCCCGGCGCTGGTGCGGCTTTCCGAGTACTTCACGCAACGAGGCTTCGAGATCGACCGGGGCGAGCTGCCGGATTATCTCCCCTTGATCCTGGAATACGTCTCGACCTTGCCGGATATGGCGAGCGCACGCGACTTCCTGGAGCAGACGGCGGACGTGGCGAACGTGCTCGCGAAAAACCTGGTGCTCATGGAGAGCCCGTATGCGGCGCTCCTTCGCATGGTCGCGCGGCACGGAAAAGTATCCGAGCTCGCGGCTTAGAGTCTAATTATAAGAGACTCATAGGCATAGGCATCATTCCATGCGGTTACAGCAATTCTTCTTCGGCATCTACCCCTACATCGCGCTCAGCGTGTTTTTCCTCGGCAGCCTCATCCGCTTCGATCGCGAGCAATACACCTGGAAGGCCGACTCCTCGCAGCTCTTGGAGCGCGAGCGATTGCGCCTCGGCAGCAACCTCTTCCACATCGGGATCCTGGCGCTCTTCGCCGGCCATTTCGTGGGGCTCTTGACCCCGCATGCGGTGTGGGAGGCCATCGGCGTTTCCGACGAGTCCCACCAGGTCCTCGCCATCGGCGTTGGGGCGCTCTTCGGGGTGCTGTGCATGATCGGCGGCGTCATCCTGTGGCGGCGGCGCATGTACAACCCGAGAGTGCGCGCCACCTCGCGCCTCATGGACATCTTCATCCTCGACTGGTTGCTCGTGACATTGGGCTTTGGCCTCTCGACGATCCCCGTGTCGGCCTACCATGCTTTCCATGGCGATGTGAGCGCCATGGTCCTCCTCGCCGAATGGGCCCAGAGCGTCGTCAGCTTCCGCGCCGATCCGGGGCTACTCGATGGCGTCGGACTCATCTACAAGGTCCATCTTTTCTTCGGGCTCACGGTGTTCCTGTTCTTCCCCTTCACGCGCCTCGTGCATGTCTGGAGCGTGCCCCTCGGCTATCTGTTCCGGCCCTATCAGATCGTCCGCACCAAGCTCGTGCGTTACCACCGCTGAGGGCTCGTGAAAGGATCCGCTGGGCTCGGGGCGACACACGAGGGCCCCTCCGCCCCAGGTATCTCCGGATTCCAGGACCCGGCGACCGATTTTAGTGACGGCCTCGCGGTCCTCCTCGCCTACCACGAGCGCTTCCTCGTGGAAGGACAGCGGCTTGTGGCGTTCGCCGCGACCCTGGCGCAACAGGGCCTCGACGAAGCGGGTGCGGCCGAGGCATTACGCCTGGCCGAGTGGTACGAAAACGCCATGCCACTGCACCATCGCGACGAAGAACGAGCCCTCTTCCCGCGCATCGTCAACCGCTCTTTTCTCATCGACGGGATGATCGAGCGTCTGGCCTTGGACCACGACGAGATCGAGGCAGCGTGGGGCGAGCTGGCCCCCTTGCTCCGCCACCCCGAGCAGATCGCAAACCCCAAACGCCTGTCCCAAGTCACACATCCCTTCGAGAAGCTCCTGCGCGAGCACATCGTGCGCGAGAACGAGGATTTCTTTCCCAAACTGGAAACGTTATTGGCCTCCGACCAGCGCCGCGACATCGGACTGGACATGGCGCGCCTGCGGGGACGGCAGTTACCGAGTGGTTGACCGCACCCTGACAGCGTAGGCGTTCGCGCCTTGAGGGTCGCCACGACCGTTCGTCCTCTGAGTCCCGCGCTCCGCCGCATACCGAAGTTTCACGCCCGAGCCGGTGTCGGACTCATGCGTCGATGGGTCGATGCGTCTTCAAGGCTCGACAAGCCGGTCCTTGTTCCCTTCCCGTTCCGGACGATGAGCTGGTGTTGGTCGAAGTCCACGTCCTTGACGCGCAGCCGGGTGCACTCCATGAGCCGCAATCCGGAAGACGCTCGCCATCCCATCGGATCCCGATCCTCATGTCTGTCCATGCCAATCCCCTTCCGCAACCCTCTTTTGATGCGGGCCCCCATGTCCCTCGCAGCACCACTATTGAGCCCACAGCCTCTTCTCAAGCCGTACGCCATTGACAATGCCCCGATAGTAGCCCGAAAGCCTCTCTATCTCTCTGTAACCCCGACCTCGGTAGAACCAGAGTGCTGCTTCACTGTCCTCTCTCGCTTCAACCTCAATTCGTTCAATGCCAGCGATAAGTGCGCACTCCTCGAGCCACAAGAGAATGGATGCTCCTAAACCTCTTTTTCGCTGCGTCTTGTGAACTCCAAGAAGTACTAAGTGAGCCGTGTTGTCTCCGTAGGCCATGATTCCAAAACCAAGGACATAGCCGCGGTCATGAACTACAGCGACGTTCGTTGATTTGTCACGAATCGCCCTCAGCACCCTGGCTTCGGTCCACACCCAGCCCAGCCCATTTTCGATGTAGTCTCTAGACATCTCTGCAATGCTGCGGGCATCGTCTGGCAACGCCAGCCGTATTTTGTGATTCGCGATCATGCTCTCACGCGCGCCTAACGCGCACGGTCAGCGGCGTGCTGCTTCTCGCGCGTCCCGCTGCCGTGGACAGTTCGGCCTATAGCAGTCCTTCACGTCCCAGAACACGCCGCACCTCTTCCAAACGCGCTGCGATATCATCGCGAGGAAAACAGACCTGAGACAACTCATTGATCTTGGAGAACTCCGACCCTACTGGCAAAGTGTAGCACACACCGCGTTCCAATAAAGAACAATCGCGACCGCATCCGGCACACGCCTGCCCGGGACGGACGGCCCAAGGCACGCCGCACCCGCGCCCCGGCGCCCCCCGGTAGCGCGCGGGGCGCTCCCTTCAACTAGGCCGCTGATGCTGCTAACATAGGGCCCGAACGACCGATAACAGATTCCCCATGCCCGCCCTCTCCGATTACCTGGTCCTCGGGGCCATACTGTTCTGCCTGAGCGTCGCCGGGATCTTCATCAACCGCAAGAACGTCATCATCCTGCTCATGTGCATCGAGCTGATGCTGCTCGCGGTCAATATGAACTTTATCGCCTTCTCGCATTTCGCGAACGACATCGCAGGACAGGTGTTCGTGTTCTTCATCCTGACCGTGGCGGCCGCGGAATCGGCCATCGGCCTCGCCATCCTGGTGGTCTTGTTTCGCAACCGGCAGACCATCAATGTCGATGACCTCGACCACATGAAGGGCTGAATCCTATGGGTGCGGTTTATCTCGCCATCGTGCTTGCGCCCCTCCTGGGTGCCATCGTCGCCGGGGTGTTCGGGCACCTCATCGGCCGCACCTGGGCGCATCGCGTGGCGATCACCGCGGTCGCCATCTCGTTCTTCCTCTCGCTCTTGGGCTTCAAGGACATCGTCATCGACGGCGAGGCACCATTCAACGGCGTGGTTTACACGTGGCTCTCGAGCGGCGGTGTGGGCTTCAGCGTCGGCTTCCTCATCGACAAGTTGTCGATCACCATGATGGTCGTGGTGAGCTTCGTCTCGTGGATGATCCACATCTATACCATCGGCTACATGCACGACGATCCGGGCTACCAGCGCTTCTTCAGCTACATCAACCTCTTCACCTTCGGGATGCTGATGCTGGTGATGGCCAACAACTTCCTGCAGTTGTTCTTCGGCTGGGAGGCCGTGGGGCTCCTGTCCTATCTCTTGATCGGCTTCTGGTACAAGCGCGAGTCCGCGGTCCAGGCCAACCTCAAGGCGTTCCTGGTGAACAGGGTGGGAGATCTCGGGTTTCTGCTCGGCATCGGCGTCATCTTCATGGTCCTGGGTACCCTCGATTATACCGAGGTCTTCAAAGCAGCCCCGACGCTCGCGGGGAAAACGATTAACCTCTGGGGCCATTCGGAATGGTCGCTCCCGACCCTCATCTGCATTCTGCTATTCATCGGCGCCATGGGCAAATCGGCCCAGGTACCGCTGCACGTGTGGCTGCCCGATTCTATGGAAGGCCCGACGCCGATCTCGGCGCTCATCCACGCGGCCACCATGGTCACGGCAGGGATCTTCATGGTGGCGCGCATGTCGCCCCTCTATGAGCTTTCCGAGACGGCCTTGAGCTTCATTCTGGTCATCGGGGCCGTGACGGCCTTCTTCATGGGCCTCTTGGGCCTCGTGCAACACGACATCAAGCGGGTCGTCGCCTACTCGACCCTCTCACAGCTCGGTTACATGGCCGTGGCCCTCGGCGCTTCCGCCTATGCCGCGGCGATCTTCCATCTCATGACCCACGCCTTCTTCAAGGCCCTCCTGTTTCTCGCCGCCGGATCGGTCATCATCGGGATGCACCACGAGCAGGACATGCGCAAGATGGGCGGCCTCTCTAGATACATGCCCATCACCTGGGCGACGATGCTGATCGGGGCGCTCGCCCTCATCGGCTTCCCGGGGCTGTCGGGGTTCTTTTCCAAGGACGCCATCATCGAGGCCGTGCACCACTCGCAGCTACCGGGGGCCGGCATCGCCTATCTCGCGGTCCTGTGCGGGGTGTTCGTGACCTCGCTCTATAGTTTCCGCCTGCTGTTCCTGGTGTTCCACGGCCAGGAGCGCATCGACCACCATACCAAGGAGCATCTGCACGAGTCACCCCGGATCGTCATAGTCCCCCTCATCGTGCTCGCCGTGCCCTCCGTCTTGATCGGTGCCCTGACGATCGGACCGATGCTCTTCGGCAATTACTTCGGTTCTTCGATCCAGGTCGCCGAGGCCCACGATGTGCTCGGTCGCATGCAAGAGGGTTATCACGGCCTCTTCCGCCTCGTCCTGCACGGCTTCATCTCGCTGCCCTTCGTGCTCATCGTGCTCGGTTTCGTCACTGCCTGGGTCTGTTATCTCTGGCGTCCCGGAATCCCCGGATGGTTCGCCGATCGATTCCGGTGGATCTACGCCCTCCTCGTCCGCAAGTATGGCTTCGACGACTTCAACGACCGCGTCTTTGCGGGCGGGGCGCGCGGGACGGGCTGGGCGCTCTGGCAGCTCGGCGATGTGCGCTTGATCGACGGGCTCATGGTCAACGGCTCGGCGCGCTTCGTCGGGTGGTTCTCAGGCGTCGTGCGGCAGGTGCAGTCCGGCTATCTCTACCATTACGCCTTCGCGATGATCATCGGGCTTCTGTGTCTCCTCGGTTACTTCGTCTACGGCCTGGGACGGTGACGCGCCGATGCCACTCCTGAGCCTCGTCATCTGGCTGCCGATCCTGGGCGGCGTGGCCGTGCTGTTCCTCGCGGATCGCGATCGAGCGGCGGTCTTGAAGCTCGCGCTCTGCATCGCGCTCGCCACCTTCGTGCTCTCACTCCCGCTCTACTTCGGTTTCGATACCGCGACCCACGCGATGCAGCTCGTCGAGCGCGTACCCTGGATCCCGGCCTTCGGCATCGATTACCACCTCGGGATCGACGGGATCTCGCTGCCGCTCATCCTGCTCACAACCTTCACGAGCGTGCTCGTGATCCTGGCGGGCTTCGAGGTGATCGAGCACCGCCTGGCCCAGTATATGGCCGCGTTCCTGATCCTGGAGGGGCTCATGAACGGGGTCTTCGCGGCCCTCGATGCAATCCTGTTCTATGTCTTCTGGGAGGCGATGCTGGTCCCGATGTTTCTCATCATCGGGATATGGGGTGGCGAGCATCGCGTCTACGCCACGATCAAGTTCTTCCTTTACACCTTCCTGGGATCGGTGTTCATGCTGGTCGCACTCCTGTACCTCTATTACAAGGGCGGGAGTTTCTCGATCCTCGCGATGCACGCGCTGCCGCTCGATCTCTCGGTGCAAAAGCTCATCTTCATCGCCTTTTTGCTCGCCTTCGCGGTCAAGGTCCCGATGTGGCCGGTGCATACCTGGCTCCCCGACGCCCACGTCGAGGCCCCGACCGGCGGCTCGGTGATCCTCGCGGCCATCATGCTGAAAATGGGCGGATACGGTTTCTTGCGCTTCTCACTCCCCATCGTCCCCGATGGCAGCCAAGCCCTCCACGGACTCATGATCGCGCTTTCGCTCATCGCAATCGTCTACATCGGTTTCGTGGCGCTGGCGCAGGAGGACATGAAGAAGCTCATCGCCTACTCTTCGATCTCCCACATGGGTTTGGTGACTTTGGGTCTCTTCCTCGTCTTCCGCCTAGCCGGTAACGGCGCGACGGCGGGCAGCGCCGCGATGGGCATCGAGGGCGGGATGGTGCAGATGATCTCCCACGGCTTCGTTTCGGGGGCGCTGTTCCTGTGCGTGGGCGTCCTGTACGACCGCATCCACAGCCGCCAGATCCAGGACTACGGCGGGGTCGTCAACACCATGCCGGTCTTCGCATCCCTCATGATGGTTTTCTGCATGGCCAACGCGGGGCTGCCCGGCACCTCGGGGTTCGTGGGCGAGTTCCTCGTGATCCTGACGAGTGTCAAGGCGAGCTTCTGGTTCGCGCTCTGTGCCGGGACCACCCTCGTCCTGGGCGCGGCCTACACGCTATGGATGTACAAGCGCGTGATCTTCGGCGAGGTGCAGAACGAGCGCGTCGCGAAGCTTCAGGACCTCGACCGCCGCGAGCTCGTGATCCTCGGGAGCCTCGCGGCCGCGGTGCTCCTCTTCGGCGTGTGGCCCGCGCCGATGCTGGAGGTCATGCACGCGACGGTCGAGCACCTGGTCGAGCACGTCTCGCACTCGAAGGTCGCAATGGCCGTGACGGGGTTGTGAGGAGGAGGGCGAGAGGATCTTCTCATGTTAAGAGACTACCTCCAGGCGGCGTTACGGCACGCACATTATGAAGTATTGACTGATGACGGTTCGTTCTATGGCGAAATCCCGCTGTGCAACGGCGTATATGCGAATGCATCCACGCTTGAAGAGTGCCGCGAGCAGTTGGAAGAAGTCCTGGAGGAGTGGGTGCTCTTTCGTGTCTACAAGAATCTGCCGCTGCCGGTGATAGACGGCCGAGCCCTGGAGATCCGAGAAATCGCTTGATGCCCCGGATAGGCCCGATCAGGCGACGGGAATTGGTGCGCTATCTAAAGTTGCTGGGATTCGAAGGCCCTTACTCCGGTGGGAGACATCAGTTCATGACAAAGGGTGACATCACGCTTCGAATACCCAACCCCCACCAAGGGGATATCGCTCGCGATCTGCTCATTCGGATCCTGCGACAAGCAGATGTGAGTCGGAGCGAATGGGAGGGCCTTTGACAGGCGTTGCATGCGGGGCCCTTGCGGACCCACCGCTGCGAGACAGATTGGCTGCACTGATCACGCCATAATTCAACGAGACGAAAGCAGCATGTCGGACCTGATCCTATCTCTCCCCGAGCTCGTCGTGCTCGGCATGGCCTGCGCGGTCCTCCTCGCCTGCGTGTCGCGGCGCGGCGCCGGGCTCGTTTACCGACTATCACAAGGGACGCTCTTCGCCGCGCTCCTATTGACCATCGCTGTCGGCTCCGGCAATCCGGGTCTCGCCTTCCACGGCTTGTTCGTCAGCGATCTCCTAGCCACGGTGTTGAATTCGGCGATCCTCGTCGTCTCCATGGGGGCCTTCGTCTATTCACGGGATTATCTGGCGGCGCGGCCGTTCCTGAGCGACGAGTATTTCGTGCTCGGCCTCTTCGCTGTGCTCGGGATGATGGTGATGGTCTCGGCCAACAATTTCTTGACCATCTACCTCGGCCTGGAGCTTATGTCCCTCTCGCTCTATGCCATGGTCGCCATGCACCGGGACTCCGCGGCCGCTTCCGAGGCAGCGATGAAGTATTTCGTGCTCGGGGCACTCGCCTCGGGCATGATGCTCTATGGGATCTCGATCCTCTACGGCGTGACCGGCAGCCTGGACCTCCACGCGGTCGCCACCTCGCTTTATCAACATGTCGATCGCAGCCTGCTGCTCGTTTTCGGCCTGGTCTTCGTGATCGCGGGTATCGCCTTCAAACTCGGCGTCGTGCCGTTCCACATGTGGATCCCCGATGTCTACGAGGGGGCGCCCACCCCCGTGACCTTGTTCCTCGGGACGGCACCCAAGCTCTCGGGCTTCGCCATCGCCTTCCGGCTGCTCGTCGAGGGCATGGAAGGGATGGTGGCCGATTGGCAGCAGATGCTCGCGGTGCTCGCGGTCCTGTCCATGGCGATCGGGAACATCGTGGCCATCGCTCAATGGAACATCAAGCGCATGCTCGCCTACTCGACCATCGCCCACATGGGTTTTCTCCTGCTCGGGCTCCTGGCCGGGACCAAGACCGGATACGCCGGATCCATGTTCTACGTCATCGCCTACGCCTTGATGAGCCTGGGCGCCTTCGGGATGATCCTCCTCCTGACCCGGGCCGGGTTCGAGTCCGACCGCATCGAGGACTTCAAGGGTTTGGCGGAACGCAGCCCCTGGTTCGCATTCGTCATGCTGATGCTCATGTTCAGCCTCGCGGGCGTCCCGCCCTTCGTCGGCTTCTGGGCCAAGTGGTTCGTCATCAAGGAGGCCCTGGCCGCGGGTTTCGTGTGGATCGCCGTCCTCGCTGTGGCCTTCTCCATCATCGGGGCCTACTACTACCTCCGGATCATCAAGCTCATGTACTTCGACACCCCCGAGGAGACCGCGCCGCTCGCTTGTGGTCGCGAGATGCGCTTCGTCATGAGCTTGAACGGCCTCGCGGTCTTGGGGCTCGGCGTGAGCCCAGGGGTGCTGATGGCGCTGTGTCTTTCGGCGGTGGGTGCGGGACGGTAGGCTCAGGCTGCAGGTTTTACATACTGACCACAGTCGTAAATCGCCCCCTAGATCCCCCTCCCTCCCGGAGAGGGCTAGCTAGCCCCTGCAGTCGACGCTTATCAATGTGTCGAATACTGCGCTTCGGCAGAATTTTCAGAAGACTAAATTGGTATGCCTGTTCCTGATTGGCGCTTTCTGCAATCGGGAATTTTAAGGGGCGCTGCCCAAACATTACGGCGCCCGATCCCCGGTCATCCGATCCTGGCTCGCTTGGCGCAGCCCCGCGACCAGATCGCGATACGGCTGTGATTCCCGCAGCAGCTTCCGGGCCCAAAAGATGAGATCGTTGACCTCGCGCCGTGGCAGCTGCAAGCGGGTTCCGATACCCTTAAGCGACTCCTTGGCGGCGGCATCGGGGATGGCCTCGAAGCGGACATGGACCGAGTAAAGCTTGGGATGCGGCGGACGGAACATCTCGGAAGCATGCTCCTCCTCATAACATTGGCCGCGGCGCTCGGTCGCGCACGCGGAAGCGCTTCCGGAGCTACGGCAGATCTTCGTCGCGAGCCGATCGCACCCTGCGCGCCTGACATCGAAATCCTGCGCAGCTCGATCCCACTCGTCGAACCATAGCCGGATCCGTTCGATAGTGTCTGACGAATAATTCTCCAGTGGCGTCGTCGCTGCGGCGTTGAGGACGGTCACGATCCCGGGCGGCCGCGCGGAGCGATCGGCTGCGGGCTCGCTCTCCGGCTTGGCATCGACGATGATGAACGCGATTCGCTCCACCTCTCGGAAGTTGACCTTCTCGTACAAACCCATGGACCCGGTCGAGGCGATCCCGGTCTCGATCGCGCGCAGGCCGATGTTGTCCGCAAGACCGCCATCGCTCAGATGGATGTAGGGGCGGTGTTGCGCGCTCTCGTAGGAGCGCCAGGTTTTCGCGAGGTCATAGAGCTGCGGATTGACGTCGAGATCCTGTTGACTATTCCCGACCCATTCGGGCGCCTCGTACCCACAGGTTTCCTTGCCGTGGTTCTTGAAGGTGATCGGCGTGAAGCCGATGGGGAACGCGGAGGACGCCACCACGCCGCGCGAGATCGCCAGGGGTCCGAGATCCGAACAGATGCGGTCGAAATGCTCCTGCGTGAAGGAGAACTGCGCCCCGCGGCTGATGTCGGTGGCGTTGAGCATAATGTACGGGCGCTTGCGGGGAAGGTGGGCGAAGGTGCGCTGCTTAAAGATGTAGTTGCCGTAATACTCGTCGGCCAGATCGCCGCGGCCGAAGAACGGTGACAGCAGCCGGGGCCAGTTCCACGGGGCGAGCACGCGCAGCACCAGGTCACGCTCGATGCTGCGGTACAAGACCGCGTCCGGAAACTCGGTAAAGAACGTCTCGGGACCAAAAAGCCCATAGTAGGCGGCGGCGAAACTGCCTCCCGATACCGATGAGATCACATCGGCCTCGTCCAACATGCTACGCCCGCCGCCGATATCCGTGACGCGCAGCTCTTGGAGGACACCGTAGGCGAAGGCGGCGGCACGCGTCCCGCCACCCGAGAAGCTCAAGGCGACGAAAGCTTTATCGCTGTCCCCCGCGCTCAGGTTTTCGTAACGATAACCCGCATGGGGATCGTAGCGGCTGAGCGCCGGATTGACGGGGTAGCAGCCGCCCAGCCACAGCGCCGCCGCGCAAGCTACCCAGCCGCGGAGTAGCGGACCCGTCGCCGCGAACCGGCCGGAGCGTCTCATCAAACCGGCTCGAATTCGATCATCGCAGGGTCCGCCGCCGAGGTCCCGGTGACGACAACCGTCCGCCGAGA is part of the Pseudomonadota bacterium genome and harbors:
- the narJ gene encoding nitrate reductase molybdenum cofactor assembly chaperone; translation: MRLYKLLSVLLEYPTAQLIEHLGEIEGTIPALEQATGEDREALRTFLAWARGLPPTELQAHYVKTFDLTPDNALYLTHHLFEEQDRARGPALVRLSEYFTQRGFEIDRGELPDYLPLILEYVSTLPDMASARDFLEQTADVANVLAKNLVLMESPYAALLRMVARHGKVSELAA
- the narI gene encoding respiratory nitrate reductase subunit gamma, coding for MRLQQFFFGIYPYIALSVFFLGSLIRFDREQYTWKADSSQLLERERLRLGSNLFHIGILALFAGHFVGLLTPHAVWEAIGVSDESHQVLAIGVGALFGVLCMIGGVILWRRRMYNPRVRATSRLMDIFILDWLLVTLGFGLSTIPVSAYHAFHGDVSAMVLLAEWAQSVVSFRADPGLLDGVGLIYKVHLFFGLTVFLFFPFTRLVHVWSVPLGYLFRPYQIVRTKLVRYHR
- a CDS encoding hemerythrin domain-containing protein; protein product: MKGSAGLGATHEGPSAPGISGFQDPATDFSDGLAVLLAYHERFLVEGQRLVAFAATLAQQGLDEAGAAEALRLAEWYENAMPLHHRDEERALFPRIVNRSFLIDGMIERLALDHDEIEAAWGELAPLLRHPEQIANPKRLSQVTHPFEKLLREHIVRENEDFFPKLETLLASDQRRDIGLDMARLRGRQLPSG
- a CDS encoding GNAT family N-acetyltransferase; translation: MIANHKIRLALPDDARSIAEMSRDYIENGLGWVWTEARVLRAIRDKSTNVAVVHDRGYVLGFGIMAYGDNTAHLVLLGVHKTQRKRGLGASILLWLEECALIAGIERIEVEAREDSEAALWFYRGRGYREIERLSGYYRGIVNGVRLEKRLWAQ
- the nuoK gene encoding NADH-quinone oxidoreductase subunit NuoK, whose product is MPALSDYLVLGAILFCLSVAGIFINRKNVIILLMCIELMLLAVNMNFIAFSHFANDIAGQVFVFFILTVAAAESAIGLAILVVLFRNRQTINVDDLDHMKG
- the nuoL gene encoding NADH-quinone oxidoreductase subunit L produces the protein MGAVYLAIVLAPLLGAIVAGVFGHLIGRTWAHRVAITAVAISFFLSLLGFKDIVIDGEAPFNGVVYTWLSSGGVGFSVGFLIDKLSITMMVVVSFVSWMIHIYTIGYMHDDPGYQRFFSYINLFTFGMLMLVMANNFLQLFFGWEAVGLLSYLLIGFWYKRESAVQANLKAFLVNRVGDLGFLLGIGVIFMVLGTLDYTEVFKAAPTLAGKTINLWGHSEWSLPTLICILLFIGAMGKSAQVPLHVWLPDSMEGPTPISALIHAATMVTAGIFMVARMSPLYELSETALSFILVIGAVTAFFMGLLGLVQHDIKRVVAYSTLSQLGYMAVALGASAYAAAIFHLMTHAFFKALLFLAAGSVIIGMHHEQDMRKMGGLSRYMPITWATMLIGALALIGFPGLSGFFSKDAIIEAVHHSQLPGAGIAYLAVLCGVFVTSLYSFRLLFLVFHGQERIDHHTKEHLHESPRIVIVPLIVLAVPSVLIGALTIGPMLFGNYFGSSIQVAEAHDVLGRMQEGYHGLFRLVLHGFISLPFVLIVLGFVTAWVCYLWRPGIPGWFADRFRWIYALLVRKYGFDDFNDRVFAGGARGTGWALWQLGDVRLIDGLMVNGSARFVGWFSGVVRQVQSGYLYHYAFAMIIGLLCLLGYFVYGLGR
- a CDS encoding NADH-quinone oxidoreductase subunit M, whose protein sequence is MPLLSLVIWLPILGGVAVLFLADRDRAAVLKLALCIALATFVLSLPLYFGFDTATHAMQLVERVPWIPAFGIDYHLGIDGISLPLILLTTFTSVLVILAGFEVIEHRLAQYMAAFLILEGLMNGVFAALDAILFYVFWEAMLVPMFLIIGIWGGEHRVYATIKFFLYTFLGSVFMLVALLYLYYKGGSFSILAMHALPLDLSVQKLIFIAFLLAFAVKVPMWPVHTWLPDAHVEAPTGGSVILAAIMLKMGGYGFLRFSLPIVPDGSQALHGLMIALSLIAIVYIGFVALAQEDMKKLIAYSSISHMGLVTLGLFLVFRLAGNGATAGSAAMGIEGGMVQMISHGFVSGALFLCVGVLYDRIHSRQIQDYGGVVNTMPVFASLMMVFCMANAGLPGTSGFVGEFLVILTSVKASFWFALCAGTTLVLGAAYTLWMYKRVIFGEVQNERVAKLQDLDRRELVILGSLAAAVLLFGVWPAPMLEVMHATVEHLVEHVSHSKVAMAVTGL
- a CDS encoding type II toxin-antitoxin system HicB family antitoxin: MLRDYLQAALRHAHYEVLTDDGSFYGEIPLCNGVYANASTLEECREQLEEVLEEWVLFRVYKNLPLPVIDGRALEIREIA
- a CDS encoding type II toxin-antitoxin system HicA family toxin — protein: MPRIGPIRRRELVRYLKLLGFEGPYSGGRHQFMTKGDITLRIPNPHQGDIARDLLIRILRQADVSRSEWEGL
- the nuoN gene encoding NADH-quinone oxidoreductase subunit NuoN; protein product: MSDLILSLPELVVLGMACAVLLACVSRRGAGLVYRLSQGTLFAALLLTIAVGSGNPGLAFHGLFVSDLLATVLNSAILVVSMGAFVYSRDYLAARPFLSDEYFVLGLFAVLGMMVMVSANNFLTIYLGLELMSLSLYAMVAMHRDSAAASEAAMKYFVLGALASGMMLYGISILYGVTGSLDLHAVATSLYQHVDRSLLLVFGLVFVIAGIAFKLGVVPFHMWIPDVYEGAPTPVTLFLGTAPKLSGFAIAFRLLVEGMEGMVADWQQMLAVLAVLSMAIGNIVAIAQWNIKRMLAYSTIAHMGFLLLGLLAGTKTGYAGSMFYVIAYALMSLGAFGMILLLTRAGFESDRIEDFKGLAERSPWFAFVMLMLMFSLAGVPPFVGFWAKWFVIKEALAAGFVWIAVLAVAFSIIGAYYYLRIIKLMYFDTPEETAPLACGREMRFVMSLNGLAVLGLGVSPGVLMALCLSAVGAGR
- a CDS encoding patatin-like phospholipase family protein; this encodes MRRSGRFAATGPLLRGWVACAAALWLGGCYPVNPALSRYDPHAGYRYENLSAGDSDKAFVALSFSGGGTRAAAFAYGVLQELRVTDIGGGRSMLDEADVISSVSGGSFAAAYYGLFGPETFFTEFPDAVLYRSIERDLVLRVLAPWNWPRLLSPFFGRGDLADEYYGNYIFKQRTFAHLPRKRPYIMLNATDISRGAQFSFTQEHFDRICSDLGPLAISRGVVASSAFPIGFTPITFKNHGKETCGYEAPEWVGNSQQDLDVNPQLYDLAKTWRSYESAQHRPYIHLSDGGLADNIGLRAIETGIASTGSMGLYEKVNFREVERIAFIIVDAKPESEPAADRSARPPGIVTVLNAAATTPLENYSSDTIERIRLWFDEWDRAAQDFDVRRAGCDRLATKICRSSGSASACATERRGQCYEEEHASEMFRPPHPKLYSVHVRFEAIPDAAAKESLKGIGTRLQLPRREVNDLIFWARKLLRESQPYRDLVAGLRQASQDRMTGDRAP